The following coding sequences lie in one Thermoanaerobaculia bacterium genomic window:
- the secG gene encoding preprotein translocase subunit SecG, with the protein MFTFLVILYIFVCLFLILVVLVQQGRGADLAGAFGGGGSQQTFGPRGATTFLHKLTTGFFIAFIVLALALAVVESRPQRSVIPQGPKNPNAAKKVPATFPAPVPAPAPASSTSAPAGGSATTGSAPAPAPSAPATTR; encoded by the coding sequence ATGTTTACGTTCCTCGTCATCCTCTACATTTTCGTCTGCCTCTTCCTGATCCTGGTCGTCCTCGTCCAGCAGGGCCGCGGCGCGGATCTCGCCGGCGCGTTCGGCGGCGGCGGGTCCCAGCAGACGTTCGGTCCTCGCGGAGCGACGACGTTCCTGCACAAGCTGACGACCGGGTTCTTCATCGCGTTCATCGTGCTCGCCCTCGCTCTGGCGGTCGTCGAAAGCCGACCCCAGCGCTCGGTCATCCCGCAGGGGCCGAAGAATCCGAACGCCGCGAAGAAAGTTCCCGCGACGTTCCCGGCGCCCGTGCCGGCGCCGGCTCCCGCCTCGTCGACTTCGGCTCCGGCCGGCGGCTCGGCGACGACGGGCTCGGCTCCCGCGCCCGCGCCGAGCGCCCCGGCGACGACCAGGTAA
- a CDS encoding outer membrane beta-barrel protein, whose protein sequence is MAVLFLSLSPASAQSLPGSVEIGGGGGRFYGGSFAKGTTRAFSQKIEVDDDILKGFWLGAQWNRHWGVEVAVRRSTENLIIPDSGVFPNEPSVGTIDIATIEALALYSFPHGNFAPYVGLGGGVTNLDINVPDKNVRDVNRFGASLAVGAKFHAMRWLGFRIDARFRATYLGTRSVEDGGWTDTNRWFRNSELLGGVFFTFPTK, encoded by the coding sequence GTGGCCGTTCTCTTCCTTTCCCTCTCTCCCGCGTCCGCACAGTCCCTTCCCGGCTCGGTCGAGATCGGCGGGGGGGGCGGCCGCTTCTACGGAGGATCGTTCGCGAAGGGAACGACGCGCGCGTTCTCGCAGAAGATCGAAGTCGACGACGACATCCTCAAGGGCTTCTGGCTGGGCGCGCAGTGGAACAGGCACTGGGGGGTCGAAGTCGCCGTCCGGCGGAGCACGGAAAACCTCATCATTCCCGATTCGGGAGTCTTTCCGAACGAGCCCTCCGTCGGCACGATCGACATCGCGACGATCGAGGCCCTCGCCCTCTACTCATTCCCCCACGGCAATTTCGCGCCGTACGTGGGGCTGGGCGGCGGGGTCACGAACCTCGACATCAACGTGCCGGACAAGAACGTGCGCGACGTGAACCGGTTCGGGGCGTCGCTCGCCGTCGGGGCGAAATTCCACGCGATGCGGTGGCTCGGCTTCCGCATCGATGCCCGTTTCCGCGCGACCTACCTGGGGACGAGGAGCGTCGAAGACGGCGGCTGGACGGACACGAACCGCTGGTTCCGGAACTCGGAACTGCTCGGCGGCGTTTTCTTCACGTTCCCGACGAAGTAA